AGTACAATGCCGTTATCATGAGACCATCTGACTACACTGTCGATATCCTGCTGCACGAGCCGCAGCATGGCGGTGAGGTCGGTGCCCGCGTGCAGCGTGCACAGGTCGTCTGCGaacatgtgagcggaactatgTTTGAGCACGttacataggctgtttacgtgCATCAAATAGCACACAGGTCCACACCCGGATCCCTGCGGAACGCCACAGCGTACATCCACCGGTATACTGTGCGCTTCTCCAACACGCACGGAGAAGGAACGCGCAGTGAGGTAGTCACGAAACCAGCGGTTCAGCGGCCCCCCCACCCCGCACTCCTCCATGGCTCGTAACAGCGTCTCATGCTGCAGGGTATCGAAGGCCtttttaaaatcataaaatacagCCAGAACtatgtttttatcatttaaataattattaacttcATCTGTGAACTTTGACAGAAGTGTGCCCGTGCTTTTTCCTCTCTGAAAGCCGTGTTGACATTCGCTTAATACATTATTAGAGCGTAAAAAAGTTCCAATTTGATTAATAATACACTTCTCTATGATTTTATCAATACTGGATAAAATAGCTATTGGTCTATAATTAGAGTAGTTctttttatcacctttcttatgTATCGGACGCACTAATGCTTCTTTAAGTTTATCGGGAAACTTTGAATGTTTTACACATAAATTAGTCAACTTAGCAATAACGGGGCTAATTTGCTCTACCACAAGCTTCAAGTCCCGCATGCGTACGAGATCGCTACCAGCAGACTTATCGGCACTTAAGCTACTTATAACTTTAGCTACCTGCTTGCTGCTGACTGGTGACCATCTCATGCTCACGCTGGGCTTGCTTACATAAGTATCTCTATCCAACCACGTATCATTACAAATATGTTTTATATCTTCTATCTCATCAGAAAACGAAGCTGCAAAGTTGTTACATATATCCGTTAAATTACTCTGATTGTTCATACTTTTCGTAATAATATCATCTAAAGATTGTTTATCGTTACCCAAAAGTGAATTCAATTTatcccatatttttttaatatttttattacaatctaGAATACACTGTTTATCATATTCATTTCGACGCTTTAAACAAGTTTTCATACATTTATTTCTATAAGTCGTATAGTTAAGACGCTTTATCATATTTTTAGGCTCATTACtccaaattttaaataatctaTCTCTTTCTAACATCATTTTTTTCATATCTTCACTAATCCACTTATTATTACCTCTATTACTATTActactatttttaatatttacactTATATAACAACTCTCATAAATATTGGTAAATAAATTTCTAATAGCCTCATAAAGTTTGATAGGACAATCTATACGCATTAAATCATCAAAATTACTGCATAGCAACATTTCGCGTACCGCGCGGTTGTCAAGGACTCGTCGAGTTAAATTCCGGGAAACGGCCACTTGCGCGGGCGCGGAGGTCACGTGCGCGGGATTCGTAGAAATCGCGGGACGCTGAGGTACGGCCCCACCGCCATGAGCGGAGCGGGCGCGTACGCGGTTTGATGTTCGCGGCCGTGAGTTCCAATCTAAAGCTGCAGCTATACAGTAATGGTCTGAAATTTTATGTTCAATAACAGCAGAATTAATGGTTGCATTAGGTGCACGAATGTATATATGATCTAAACAAGATTCTACtaaatttccttttaaaatttcCCTTCTAGTGATATTATGAATACACTTTGTAAATCCAAACTCAGCTAACAAGTTTTCGTAAATGATTACCGATGTATCTGACGAGTTTAAtaagttaatattaatatctccacagaatataattttgttgtttgATGGCAAATTTTCTAAAAGTAATCTAAATTCGTGAAGAAATTCTGTCACcttgtcttttttatttattctaggaGGTCTATAGATAGATATTATATAAGTGGGTTCTGTCCCATGATCAAACTTGACCATTACGTACTCTGCCGAGCGCATGTCCGCGGACAGTGGCGCTACACACGGCTGTGCGGCCAGCTGCGTTCGCGAGTATACCAACACCCCACCCCCGCGCCGCCCCGCGCGTGTCACGCTATTGCATTCAAATCCTTCAATTTTATACAAGTTTAGCATATTGAAATTGATATTAGGCTCAGTGATTACTATGACGTGTATTTTGGTTATATGATCTTTTAATAAGACTAATAGTTCGTTAACCCTTTATAGGGCATAAGCAAAATCAGTATGACGGTTGTAACCACCTCACAAGGTTTACCTTAAGGCCTATATTTCTTATAAGCTTCTATTGATAGTCGACCTTATGATTAAAATGAGTAGTCCCTAAACGAGCGCAAGCAACAAAAGAAACCACCAAAGTGAAGTTGGCCACGTGTCCATACTACAGTGCGAAAAAAAGGTGGTTACATTTGTACCTACCGTCTCATAAGCGTTTACGACACCGGACAGGTGAGTGTTTCTCGTAATTAATTACAATTCTTTTtggtaaaatgcattttttactaGTTTTTATGTTAATCAGTAAATACTACAATTATCTAGCTTCAATTTCCTATATAAATCTTAGTCTAGACTTGTGCCTGTgaagtaaaaaaacaattttaatttcagAAGTAGCTAGAAACGATATTTAGGTTAGAATTTGAACAAGTGCAGAAATtcgattttcattttttttatttaagtaattagtgTTATTACTGTCAACTTTtgcaaaattaaataatcactttttaaaattaaacacttactttatttagatttttatggACAAAGATGATATTTGATGCCTAAGTAAAGGTATGGAGGCCAGTGAGGTTTGTGCAATAagtgaaatttaaatatttttttatattgtggtTTTTTCGCTTGTTTTAGATGCGTATACCAGTGTTAGATTTAGAAAAACTGCCCTACGAGGATTACAtcgatatatcaaaaataaattctgaTGTTGGTGGAGACTCAGACACTGATGATGTTTTGCCACTCAATATTCTTTCGAGAAAATTGGCAACTGCTAACAATGTTTTGGGCacgtctccacttaatttgccGGCTGCAGCTCCAATCGTTAGTGGTGACTCCGCGATACCGATATCACCAGGTTTATCACCACCACCGATGCCACCAATACTACCGAGCCGATGAAGAGGACGTGTTCGCACTAGAGGTGGCATTCAAAGAAAAACGCGAGGGCGATAGCTTTTTCGAGCACGAGGTTCTGTAAGACCACCTGGAAATGTTGGAAGAGGAGTCATGGCAGATTGTgctgttctaccaactgatgatgatgtggaTACTATCATGCATATCAGTGGGGATTTAGACTGCTAATTTGAGACTGTTGTCAAATgttgaaatagtattttattgtgtttattCCATTGTGATTTCTAAGAGTTAAACTTTTGATTAAGACTTTTATTTATCAACGTGTAATATTAGATTTTGAAAGTCTTTAGTACATTTATAGGATTGTTCCTAAACATTGTGACTCCTAAGAGTTTAGACTGTTGAatttttatgattataaaaaaattaagttacTGAAGGTATTTTGAagagttttatgttttttgtttttattttgaatacctAGTATGCCTTTTTGATTAATATTAAAGTTATACTATTTTGATCACTTccaagttttattataaaaattattcccTAAACGGTCATGGTTACATATGAAACCACCATTTTTTTTCCCTAAACGGGCATGGCTACATACGTAACCTCCCCCTACAgcctaatctaaataaataaatttaaaaatatcggaCTATTTCCAATCCTTAGGGACCCCATAACCCATGCCgacacaaaaaaatcaaattcttcaaaaaaaattcTCTGACCTATAAAGGGTTAAAGTGTTTCTTAATAGAACGGATGTTTACATGTAAAATACAAAACTCTTTCAAATTACTAAAAGTTGAGAACCATGTTTGCAAGCTATCTACGGAGCTAGAAAAAGCCGTAGGACTCACAATAGAGTCTATATCTATATCTGTGAATGTTACGAAATAATGTTAAAcatacagaaaataaaataataatactttggTGTGTAATAATAATGTGGTGGCGAACTTCATAgcccaaaaaaattaaaagcccTGGAAGTCAGCTGAACGTATTTTAAGTTCCCAATGCCAGTatagatttatttttactatgtacttattgataatTTGATTTATAGTTTCACCAATTAGGCAAATAATTATGTTTCCTtaccttattaattttatacgtTACCTATCCGAACACTATTTTGTTGACTCGAAAACCTTTGGTAAAGGAATTTTCAGCAATAACAAAATCTAGGTAGAGTAAATCATAATAGCTAATACATAATTGAGTTTTCCAACtatttaaatagtaatattttatgaattcaCACGTTTATTTgtagctttatttattattgggcTTGTTCGGAACGCTTTAGTGAAATAGTTTGGAAGTTAAGGTATGGTTACATTGTGCGCTACGTACGTACGTAACTATAGTTAATATTTATGTGGGaatgaaagattattattaACGTGATGTGTATGAGGtgaagtttatgaatgtatccTGAGGGGGTgtgagagggggggggggggggaaggaAGATGGCGTCAGTTAGACGTTAGAAGCGAATGTTCTGGATTTTAATTATATAGttatatatttaatgaaaatataagaaaacaTTACGAGTGATTTCATTTTTACTCCACCACTCTACATGTAGTAGTATACTCtatagtatagtatatataCATACGTTATAATCCCCATAAATGTATATAATTTCgctgacagatttttttttttcataagaaaGGCACAGTGATTGCGCGTTAGTATTATCGACCATCGATAATTTTCATCTAAAACCAAGCATCCTATCGATAGGACTATCGATATACCTACTAAAGAAATAGACTGAGGTTGCCGgtgtcggatacgacaaggaggagGAAGTAATTCGATGCATGACAAAAATTTATCGACGCAGTGCAATACTATCCCTTGGCTACACTATTGCGCATTAGGATACTTTTGTATCGATCTagttcaacataattattattcgtatttctAGCCAACAGTTTTGTTAAAATGCCCTACCAAAATTACATTCAAAGAATTACCCTTTTATGTTactattaataatgtttttccaaatcgttataatctgggagtcttcaataCTAGAGTGAACATCGTCACTTagcatcaggtgagattgtggtcaaaagcgagcttataatatattattaaaaaaaaaacatatagccGTGATTGAGAAATAGCCAATAGTGGCTAATATATCCATATATTAGAATATAAGTTCAAGATTAGGCCAGACCAATTACACCGACCTATACGCTTTTTTCTTACTCTAAACTAAGTACGTTCCTGGTTACTTTTCCGCTTATGCTTCCAATGAGTGAGCTACCTTAAATGCAATAAATTATTCGTTCCAATTGGAATGCAAATTGTTTCGATAGTTTCACATGATTGGCTAGaagaattttatttacatttttacagtTGCAACAGCATCGAGCGTTTGGTAAACGATTCAATCATTTATAcagaagtaaatattttatttattctctttCATACGCTAATATTGTGTATTTTGTTAGAGAAATTGAAGTAAAAAAATAGAAGGCAGCGTAAGGTAAAGGTAAATGTTAGTATATTTCTGTATTGCTGCGTCCAAAGAAACATAAGTATGAAAATGAACAGGAgctacatatatatataattacctCTATAGTAATATCAACGTTTAAATGCAgatacaaacattgcgaggcCCGCACGACATGCGTCACTCGCCTCGCAATGTGTGTGTGGCTTAAAGACAATTTTCTTTTACCGGAAACAAAACCCCTATATGTTATAAAACTATGTTGCCATTTATGTACTGAATTCTAGTAATCtgttgatcttcttcttctatcgtgtgggttgtgaggtgaattaccaaccccatcaaccctggtgtcagggttattactgagccgccaaaggcccctgacatgactcatgtaacgactacgtactcacatcagtaagtaataaccgggaccaacggcttaacgtgccttccgaagcacggaataaatAGTAGGTAATCGGTTTCGGTAATCGGTTGATGAAGAAGTAGGTATTATGTTTTTGACATACTTTATATAATCACGTTGAAGATTGTAATCCGATAAATATAGActactaacataacatacacagcctacatacgtcccactgctgggcacaggcctcccctcaatcaacccgagggggtatggagcatactccaccacgctgctccactgcgggttggtggaggtgtttttacggctaatagccgggaccaacggcttaacgtgccctccgaaacgcggaatcatcttactttttcggacaatcaggtgattcaagcctgaaaagtccttaccaaacaaaggacagtctcacaaagtgatttcgacaatgtccccatcgggaatcgaacccggacctccagatcgtgagcctaatgctctaaccactagaccacggaggctgttataagtCTGTTATAAATATAGACTACTATTAGATACTATTAGATTTTATAGGTATAAAGAGATGCGATTGAATTAGCTAACTTTTCTGGTTGGACTTTCTGGTCGACAGCCCTCAGCCTTACCTCAAGGTCTATTGGCATATAAATTAGTAAAAGTTATATTTTCGCACAAAACAGATTTTTCTTAATACGTATaaggaaaactaaaaaaagaaagcagttaatttgataaataacatacaaaaggAAACGTTGCAACAAAGAGAAAATACCTTAAGAGGAGCATTTGATTTATTAATGTAACCTTTATGAAAGGTCACAAAGGTCAGGAAAGCCGGTACCTTTGTGAGCGAAATCTGACTGACCTAAACCTTAAGCGTAGGTTG
The genomic region above belongs to Pectinophora gossypiella chromosome 4, ilPecGoss1.1, whole genome shotgun sequence and contains:
- the LOC126366206 gene encoding uncharacterized protein LOC126366206, whose protein sequence is MLNLYKIEGFECNSVTRAGRRGGGVLVYSRTQLAAQPCVAPLSADMRSAEYVMVKFDHGTEPTYIISIYRPPRINKKDKVTEFLHEFRLLLENLPSNNKIIFCGDININLLNSSDTSVIIYENLLAEFGFTKCIHNITRREILKGNLVESCLDHIYIRAPNATINSAVIEHKISDHYCIAAALDWNSRPRTSNRVRARSAHGGGAVPQRPAISTNPAHVTSAPAQVAVSRNLTRRVLDNRAVREMLLCSNFDDLMRIDCPIKLYEAIRNLFTNIYESCYISVNIKNSSNSNRGNNKWISEDMKKMMLERDRLFKIWSNEPKNMIKRLNYTTYRNKCMKTCLKRRNEYDKQCILDCNKNIKKIWDKLNSLLGNDKQSLDDIITKSMNNQSNLTDICNNFAASFSDEIEDIKHICNDTWLDRDTYVSKPSVSMRWSPVSSKQVAKVISSLSADKSAGSDLVRMRDLKLVVEQISPVIAKLTNLCVKHSKFPDKLKEALVRPIHKKGDKKNYSNYRPIAILSSIDKIIEKCIINQIGTFLRSNNVLSECQHGFQRGKSTGTLLSKFTDEVNNYLNDKNIVLAVFYDFKKAFDTLQHETLLRAMEECGVGGPLNRWFRDYLTARSFSVRVGEAHSIPVDVRCGVPQGSGCGPVCYLMHVNSLCNVLKHSSAHMFADDLCTLHAGTDLTAMLRLVQQDIDSVVRWSHDNGIVLNTDKTKLLIIHSPYSRLPDNVCCNLVTHSFTCLHSNNNICDCKPIERVPFVTYLGMRVDEHFAWTYHIDYICNKLRILLDKFYHLRFKVPTNILKCMYMALVDSIVSYGLDCYGLTFKSHINKIESLQIRFLKLLVSRKTKNKCNGNYTTLFKICNVLPVSLKHTYLLILNNHSNPDHRELVEHGQCTRTMSTGRYVVPRVNNYFGDRTLRKRIPYLYNMLPVGIRQECNINKFRKSLFKHLMQKIS